From the genome of Bos mutus isolate GX-2022 chromosome 2, NWIPB_WYAK_1.1, whole genome shotgun sequence:
TGCAGTCTCCATGAAAGTGCATGAATGGTTAGGGCAAGGCATGCCACTGGCACTGGCATGCTGCAAAATGACTTGCAAAACagctttgaaaaaatatatatataaaaggagtttttccctccatttttctcAAAGACATTTGAAAGGGATACATTTATGAACAGTTTTGCTCTACGACTAGGTAAAAATAACTCCTGGGTACAAAACAGTAAAAGTAAAAACGTTCTACTGAGCATGTTAAAAGTAAACCAAatgatttacaaaaacaaaacctttccAAGTTTGGGCCTGCTTTCTACATTTAACTTGCCAACTCCCTCATGCTCCAAGACAGAGATCCTGAAGGACAGTGGCATGAGTTAAGTCTGGATCTTGACCTTCATGTGACTTTTAACTTCCAGTTTCTATGGCCAAACTGCTGGCACGTTTGAAGTCCTCATGCCTTCACTGTATTATAAATCTACCCTATAGCTTTGCTTTTACCTGTAGCTTACACAATAGCCATTTTATGAAGTGCTACATATGCTTAATACAATATTTTGCCCTAGctgataagaaaaatacaaaggtgCTCTCTAAAGTTAAACCATAAACCCTATTAAAGAATTCTAGTTAAGTATTTCATTCCTCCACATATATGTCAATGCCTTAACAGCAACAGGACCAACGAGGATAATACTGGTTATCCAACTTTAATTTTCAAACTTGGAAGAGAATTCGTTTTTATAGTATAACTgagaataagattttttttttaagtaaattaactAGACTTGAACAAGAGTGTTAGGGCAAACTGACATATCTGAATTCTAGTACAGGTAATAAATATCTGCCAAAAAATAACTTAATTCACCTGACTAATCACTCTCCTATGGAAAATTTTACACTCTTATGAGAAATAGGGAAAATCAGTGTTACTCTTCTAGTCTCTGTATTTAAACtgagtttctctttctctattttttttctatcctTAAATATAAGGGAAATTAACCAGCTCATTTCTCCTGGCTTGTTTCCTAACTAGCTTTTGGCCCTCAAGGCATAGCTATGGTCAAACCAGAGAGAGACACCCAGCAATTTACTGGAATTCTGAAGAACAAAATATGCACATGTGCTCTACATAATCTAGTAACAGGGGCAGCAACAGCTGAACTGTCTTACACATCAGAAGTATTAGCTTGATCTGCATCTGTAACTTCTTTATCATCATGACCACAGGCAAAAAGCTGGGAGCCCAGAGTTTTCTGGGCAAATCGGAAATACATGACGTGGCCCATTGCCACAAAGGAGACTGAAATCAACACGAGCAAGCCAAAAGCTTCAGGGTTCGGAGCCAGGATGACCATGATGAAGTGCAGAAGGTCAAGAAGATAGTTCATGGAGTTCTGTACACCATTTATAATGCCTCTTTCAGATTCAACAACATTTTCTTGCAGCAACTGTGTCACAGTTAAATCAAAGGACCAAAGAcctaaaataaaagatatttcttaGAAACTTAATTTTAACTTAGAGCCATACATTTCAGAACTATACATTAAATATCTGTTGACATATACAAAATACATACTTAACTCTATTACCTTAAAGTTACCATATGTATATTTATCATAGCTGAGTTTTagagaattatttttcattaataaataCTGTGCTATTACTGGTTTCAAGAAATTGTTTTTACAGCCATAAGAAATAATTCTTTTCTGTGATTATTCATACTCTGAAGGCAAAACTCTGAAATCAGAGACATAATAAATCCTATTATAATTactagtatttttaaagtttaaaatgaacGGACCTGATATATTGTTAGGTTTAAAGTGTAAGGAAACTTTAAGCCATTAATACATTTACTGCTTCAGTCCTAAAGCCCCTACAATAAAGCTGTCTTGCTTTAATATTAATATCCTTAATAAATTAATGAACTGCTGTGTATCACAAGATAAATATGGTTTCATTTCAAGAACGAATTCAGACAGAGATAATTCATCAGTAGTCTATTAATGATTACTTAAACTTTCCTTTGTAAGAGGTTTTTACATTATGCTTCCTTTCAGGGCTATAAAAACCATTTGTTTGGCAAAGTATACAACAAAGAAACATCAGCTAGAGAAGACCTCTGAAGGATTTTTCTCTAACTattgtgtcttatttttttaaatttaaaccccactttttttaactttattgcaTTGAACTATTTGCTAAATTACAGTCCTTTTGGTAgagttataataataaaaaggctCTAAATTACTAAAAGTATAATTATTATtgataatatctttttaaaaattaactaaattacattaaaagagaaagatatcCACTCAGTAAAAAGCTTCAAGCCCTAACCATGTTTTaggaaagtatatatacatacacactctACAAAATACAGATTCTTTCAAACTATAAAgttaaattttcataataaatgacTGGATTATACGTAAGAATAAAGAGTGGATTTTGCTTAAATTAACATTCAGGGAATATTTTAGCCCAATTTCTGCTGAATTATCTGACCCTCCATTGCAAAAAGACACTTTAATTCATTAATATACAAAAGGAGACTTCTTACCGATTCTAGCAGCAATGACGCCTGCAAACAGCAGGCTGACAGAGATTATAGGCACGGATTTAGAACTCATCTCTGGGACAACACTAGCAGGAACAGACCCGTTTGACATGTGTGTATCAGTTGTAGAGATGATTTCAGGTATTTTTGTAGGTGTAACTGAAAGTGGTTCTGTTTGAATGAACCTAGTACGGATATCTTCAAAAGGTGAAACAGACAAGTCCAAGGGGCTTCCAGGCATGAACACGGAGATCACACACAAGATCAAACAGGAAAGCTGTGCGAGTCCTGAGATCAGACCAGTCCGAACCAGGCCACATCTTCGACGCAGCCATGTAAAAGCCACAGTTCCCATTATTCCAGTTATGGCTGATGCTCCCATCAAAATACTGAGGATGGACCCGCTCAGCCCCTGAGTGTAGGCGTACCCTGTAGTGATGCAGTCAAAGCCCAGGACAGTCATATAGAGGAAAGCAAGACCCATGCCCGCCAGAAACACAGACTGGTTGTAATAGGAGACCCATCCGTCTCGGAAAGTGCGGAAGGGCTCAGCCATCTGGGAGGCACAGCTTGGCTCTTGCTCATGTTCAAGTTCATGGATGTCAGGGTCTTTCTCACCCATTAGATGAGTTCCCTCCAGGGGTTTTGGCTCAGATTCTGTTAATAAAAGACATTATTAtttgagggaggggacatggaaGAAAAAGCTAACTACCTTACTCAGTAATTTTCTTCTCCCCATTCCCTCACCTATGGAGGGCACACCCATGGACACCCTCGGCTACTacaatataatatgtattttcttgTACTCATCTAAGGATTTCAGCCAAGCAATAAACTCCAAGTACTTACATTATAAACAAAATACTATTGATacttctcccctccccattcccccTCTCTCTCAGAATTATAATCCCACCAAAGTAAACAGCAGGAAAACTTAACAGATAAAATCTAAtaattttctgagaaaaataCACAACCTTATGTCTGGGGCCCATTTAAGCTTCCATTTGCTCAGAAGCCtaacttcctcttctcttcttgaaAAATGCCCACCCTCATATCCTCACTCTCTTCCACTGTCCCACAAATGGCAGGCAACTCCCTTCTTTACAGACTTCTAggaattctcttctctttccccccAGTGTTCCTCCCATTACCATGCCCAACTCTGCCCATCCCCCAATTAATTGCCCCTCTGTGCCTGCTATTCACATTAAGAAAAAGGGCCAGAGGTCCCATTCCAACCCCTTGAGGTTCAACCCAGATTTGTTCCACAGATCCTCAAAAGACTGGGTTTTAACTTATTACCATGTTGATATAGTTAACCTCATGCAGACCATCAATAATAACTAAACCTGacataaattcaaatttattttggtCTCAACCAACATACAAGATCtgcaaataaaatcaaaataagatcAAAATAAAGGGATCGAACATTTTGTTGAGTTTACCTTTGTATAAATTCAGTCGTTTCAACTCAGTTTCCTCTTTAGGAGGAGCCTTCACAGCTAGAGCAGGGGTTTTCTGGTAAACCTTCCAGAGCAGAAAGTATTCCACACACATGGATACCAAATTCCATGCCGAAATGAAACCACAGCCAATGACTGTAGAGCCAAATGTCATAATCTGGCCAACAGCCATGGGGGCCAAGATGTTGGTTAACTGGTCAATCCTTCGTATTGTAGCATTCATATCTACAGAGATAGGTGAAAAAGGCAGGTAAGTGTGCAAATCTATCAAAGAGAGACTGCCCACGTACATAACGCAACTCATAAACCAAGTGTATTGATTCCTAAGATGTAAATTTCTAAAAGCACTCTGCAAGCAAACTATTTTGTTAGAAAACCAATTGCTGTTTGGAGCAAGTCACATTAAACTTGCCTCAAAAATCATGATTCTCTAGGATTATGTAAGTTAGTCTAACAtcagcttttttaaaatgaattcaatAGTAACTCTATATTCATTTAcctcaacaagcatttattaaatgcttatcaTGAGTTAGGCTATGACAAAAAATGAATACGCTTCCCATCTTCATGAAGTTTATACTCACATGGGAAAACAAAGACAGTCAACAAGCATATAAATACACAGCAAGTCAGATGTTCATTAAAGACTAGagtgaaaaataatgcaaaagaagGGCATAGAGAGTGCTCAGGGGAAGGGGGAAACTTCAGTCCTATATATGGCAAGGTCAGGGAAGAACTCACGGAAAAAAAGAGAACATCATAGCAAAGGCATGAAGCAGTAGGAGGTAAAAGAGTGAGTCCTGTGGGTATTAGGGAAAAGACGATCGCAGGCCAAGGCAAGTGCAAAAATCCTGGAACAGGAGGAGCATGCCCACAGGAACAGTGAGGACAGTAAGACTGCAGCAGAATGAGGAAGGGAGAGGATAAGAGATGAGGTCAGAAAGGGACGGACTGGCCCAATCATGCAGGATCTTACCCCACTACTTGGAAATCAATTTTTATGCCGGATGACTCAGGAAACCTTTCGAAGCTAATGAACAGAGAGGTGGTACCACAtgacttgtatttttaaaggttCATTTTGGCTGCTGTGATAAGAAAACAgcgtgcagtgtgtgtgtgtgtgcgtgggtcAGGTTGGGGTGTAGACAACAGTGGAGCCAAGGAGACAGGTGGGAGACGACGGAGAGGGAGCAAGACAGTAAGAGTGGAAACAGAGAAACAGACGCTGGATATAATCTAAAGGAGAATCAGGAAGACTTGAAACAGACTAGATATGGTATgcgagagaaagagaggaattaCAGATGACTCTAAAGTTTTCATACTGAGCAACAATTGGAAGGACAGAGTTTCCACTTACCGAGAAAGGGAAGACTTCAGAAGAATCAGGTTTGGACAAAAGAATAAGCATTTGCTTCTAGAGATGTTGATTTCTCTAAGTCGACTGACATTCAAGAGGCTCTGTCAAGCAGACAATTAAACATACAGGTCTGGAGTCCAGAGAAGAAGTAGGTACCAGATCTGTGAGTCACCACCAGCTGCTTGATTTTTAAACCAAAGACACTGGAGGTGACCGAGAGAGTGAGTATTAGACTGATAAGGTCTGAGGACTGAGTCTATATTCAGAGGTCAGGAAGATGAAGAGGAACGagcaaaagaggagaaaaaccAGGAGAGTGTAGTGTCCTAAGCCAAGAGGGAGCAATGTTTCAAAGAGGAGGAAGTGATCAATTGGCAATCAATGCCGTTAAGtcaagaaagatgagcactgagaAGCATCTCTAGACAGGTCACATGGAAGGTTCTGAGGACCTTAAAAAGAATAGTTCTGGTGAGCAATAAGGGCAAATGCCTCATTGAAGCTGGTTAAAGAGGTTGGTGCCAACTCCAGGGGACACCATTTCTATCATATTCTAAGTGAGTGGCACCATCCAGCTTCACAATGTGAAAGTTGCCcccgcgcccccccccccacccagccccGGTATTATGGAAAGCAAGGCCCCAACCAAGCATAGGAATTGGAAAGAGTGAACACAGATATTTCTTTTGGTTAAGTTTTGTTCAAAAGGAGAATAAAGAAATGGGAGTGATAGAGGGGGTAAAGAAGGGCATTTTTAAGATAAGCAAAGTTACAGCATGTTTATATGCTAATGTGAATGATTCAGTAGATGAGAAAGGACAGAATTGAGTCTACTGCACAAGCTGCAGAGCTGTTCTTAGATAGGACCACAAGCAATTCAAGAGTGTAGGTCATGTGAACGGCTGTAGGTACAAGTGGGAAGAGAGACGTGAAGATGGGAGCACGTGAAAattctcttctcattttcccACTTTCTCAGTAGAATGCAAGACAAGGTCATCAGCGAAAGTGAGGATGGGAGAGGCGGTACTGAATGTATGAGGAAAAAGTGAGACACAGTCCTTTAGgacagtgggaggagggaggggccagAGGCAATTGTATGATCACACAGCAGCATGAAAGGGCTGGCTTGAACCCAGTGGTCATGAACTTTAAGCGAGAGCAGTGAGCaaaattgtgcattttttttttcaccagccATGTGCTACCATGGAGAGTTGGATTTAAGCAGGAtcttaggaaaggaaaagaacaaaagaagagGAGGCCAAGTGAGCTGAGGGTATATACTAGGAGGTGTTCATATGGTTGGAACCACTGAGTTTGGAATTTAAACTGGGTAAGGAGAggagaccagagaaggcaatggcaccccactccagtactcttgcctggaaaatcccatggacggaggagccaggtaggctgcagtccatggggtcgctaagagtcggacacaactgagcgacttcactttcacctttcactttcatgaattggagaaggaaatggcaacccactccaatgttcttgcctggagaatcccagggatggcagagcctggcggactgccgtctatggggttgcacagagtcgggcacgactgaagcgacttagcagcagcagcagcagcaaggagaggaGACAAGAGAGGGTCACGAGCAGTGGAAAGGCACTGGAATCCATGACTTGTAGGTGCCAATGAGGCTGGAGCACTGCTGTGGCTGGGGAACCAGGAGGAGGGAGCTGATAAGGCAGGAGGTATAGTTCAAGTCTTGGATGCCAAAGATTGAGATTAGGGAAGGGGAGGGTTTCGCAGTGATAACAAGGTCTTTGGGTATGACCATGGGAACATACAGCTGAGTTAGGGTGGAGGACGAGATGCATAAAGGAgaggaaatcaagaaaataacCTACTTTCTCATTTTCTATCTCACAGAGTGAAAACTGAGAAAGTTCTTATCAATCACGTGGGGCACCTTGGAAAAGCATTATGTGACTAATAGGCACATTAACAGAAAACTGTCATTATTCTTTCTCGCACTCTTCCTGGTCCTCAACTGCCTTCCAGTTAGTCCTATGCATGCAGAACACCTGCATGATAACAGGAGAACTTTGACATATTTCACCTTTCACTTGAGAAGCAAAGGCAGTTTTCATCGATCTTATACATAACCAATTTTGCAGAGGCCTCATTAACTTCCATCTGCCCCTGCTAATAATTTCCTAACATGGAAACGTAGGATTGCTCCTAATAACTCAATAACTTGAATTCAAAAATCAAATACTAATGAAAACATACACTTGGATCTGAAGGCCTCAGAACAACAATGAAATTTAACTAAAATGATTTGTTACTTTTTTACTACCTCCCTTTTCAAGTGCTCATGAAACTTCCTAATGCcaccaatttcttttctttattatcaaAATTTAGAAACTTCTATCTAAGGAAGCTAATAATGTTTAGATGTAATGTAGTATCAGAAAAgagatttcatttttctgaagtagaattaattaaataatttttgaaacagACCTAACCATTTTACTGGTAACAGGCTAGAGAAGAACTGGTCCTCTCAATGTGCAAACATACTCTTTTTCACAGGCGTGTATTGATTCTTATGCAAACACACAAAAGTGTGCTCATTTAATTTCAATTAACTGTTTTCAGCTGCAGCTGTGACAGAGCAGGACATCAGTAACTACTTGCTGTTATAAAGGGTATATATCTCATAGAATAATAAAGAACAGATTTGCTGAGCAAACAGCACCTCGCAGGTTTGTTTGTCTACCTCAAATATGAAATCAATTTTCAGTCAATGGAGTTCAAACAAGAAATGTATCTACCTTACTTGATCAAGCCAACcagcagatgtttctctggaatgaTGGACAAGAAAAATCTCAGACACTATGAACAAAAAGTGATtagcaaaggaaatgaagaaggaaataaaacaaccGATGGAATAAAAAGTCAGGGAAAGGAAGTGAGTTTCAAACAGATTTGACAGGCTAAGGGTCATGGCTCAAGAGAAGGCTTTAATTAGACACTAACTAAATAAAGTACTTAGACAAATTAGTTGACAGATTAATTAACAGTATGTATGTGGGAAAAGAGTACCTTTTCTGGAGCTGTCTAAACTGGATGGTAACAACTATATTTTGACCTGATGCACCgaaattataaaacttttcaaCCTTCCAGGGAACATCTCTCTTGTTCTTTACCCTCAGTGATAAAACTTCCACTTTCATAAACTACTCTGAAAACAAGAAACACTGGGATGTGGGATTGGGAACAATTAGCTTCCAGCTGACAACCCTCCCTCTTAATGGGCACACTCTTACCCCATCACAtacacttatacacacacacacacacgtgtgcgaTGCACATGCGTTCAGTTGGTCCTGCCCAGTCTCCCACTTGGTTTCTAACAGTCTTTGCCAGCAACCTCAAAGATCGGCCTGCATGAACATAAATTACTCCTGCCTGGAACAGATGTGCGTCTGTGCACAGAGACACAAAACCAGAGGTAGCACAGGCGGCAGGTGGAGTCCCCTCCTAGTgtacttttcccctttctcttctatttttcctttaccctcctctttttttatcttttctgtatCTCTGACTTACAGCAGGAATAGTACCAAAATCCATGGTGAGAGCCTTGCTGATCCCCAGCATGGAATAATTATCTGCTCCTATTTTGAAGGACcgtttttaattagtttttaaacaaatatggAGGTCAAAACTTGAGGAAAAACAACACGGAGAGCTTCTTTAGGCTCTATCCTGTACTTGCAGCTGAATTTGAAACAGCACCACTTCCTAAACTAATCCACAGTGGACAAGAGTTCAACAGGcagcttccttccttttttaaactcGAGAAACtccagaaaagggaaagggaaagggaagtcgctcagtcgtgtctgactcttagcaaccccatggactgcagcctaccaggctcctccgtccatgggattttccaggcaagagtactggagtggggcgccagaAAATAGACCGGTTAGCCCAGATTCTTCCATTACGCAATAATTCCGCAAATAAAGAAAGACAGCTGAGAAGCGGCCAGtcgtatttttgttgttttcctggaATATCACTTTATAGTCAGAAAGGTCCCAGAAAGTTACATGGGATCtttgctttgttatttatttatttatttatgtagatATTCAGCAcaaatgaaccatgaacttcctgatgttcaagctggttttagaaaaggcagaagaaccagagatcaaattgccaacatccgctagatcatagaaaaatcaagagagttccagaaaaacatctatttctgctttattgactatgccaaagcttttgactgtgtggatcacaataaactgtggaaaattctgaaagagatgggaataccagaccacccgacctgcctcttgagaaatttgtatgcaggtcaggaagcaacagttggaactggacatagaacaacagactggttccaaacaggaaaaggagtacgtcaaggctgtatattgtcaccctgcttatttaacttatatgcagagtacatcataagaaatgctgggctggaagaaacacaagctggaatcaagattgccgggagaaatatcaataacctcagatatgcagatgacaccactcttatggcagaaagtgaagaggaactcaaaagcctcttgatgacagtgaaagtggaaagtgaaaaagttggcttaaagctcaacattcagaaaacaaagatcatggcatctggtcccaccacttcatgggaaatagatggggaaacagtggaaacagtgtcagactttatttttctgggctccaaaatcactacagatggtgactgcagccatgaaattaaaagacacttactccttggaaggaaagttatgaccaacctagatagcatattcaaaagcagagacattactttgccaacaaaggtccgtctagtcaaggctatggtttttcctgtggtcatgtatggatgtgagagttggactgtgaagaaggctgagtgccaaagaattgatgcttttgaactgtggggttggagaagactcttgagagtcccttggactgcaaggagatccaaccagtccattctgaaggagatcagccctgggatttctttggaaggaatgatgctaaagctgaaactccagtactttggccacctcatgcaaagagttgattcattggaaaagaccctgatgctgggagggattgggggcaggaggagaaggggacgacagaggatgagatggctggatggcatcactgactcgatggacgtgagtctcggtgaactccgggagttggtgatggacagggaggcctggcgtgctgcgattcatggggtcgcaaagagtcggacatgactgagtgaccgatctgatctgatgtgaaagATTCTGAGTAACTTTCTCTTTACTcggggctttttgtttttttttcccaattataGACTCTACACACTTCACAGAGTCAGCATGAGTTAAGAAATTCAGatatgagaaagaaaatcatCTTAAAAACTAACTTTTCCCCCAAATACATTTCAACAGATATATgtgatctatttttaaaacatatcctTTCGTACCCTTTGAATTTCAGAACATGGACATACGTTACATCCTTAAAACAACAcactaaaagagaaagaaaataacaggGAAAAATACCCTAAAAAGGACAAAATCTTATCTTTTAATTCTATGTGACAAAAAGAGATATGGAATTATTTCCTATTAGTAAATGATCAtaggaagaaaaatcaatgagAATCACTACGTTAGCTCCAGAGAGAATTTTCTGCAATACAGGCTTTCCTGTGCTAAATTCATCTTCCATACTCACTGACCTCTAAAATCACCGTGGTATCTCTATCTGAAGCAGTGTTATTACTGCTATCACAAAGTGATGACTTAAGCAaatccttctttttcttcatgtAGACCTTTCACAGATTTTGTTCCCTttctctcaacttttttttttaaaccacatgtCTAGTCAAACAAAGTTGCTTGCTAACCCCAGCCTCTGTGTCCTGGGACAAGCCACTAAAGTGATCGGGAATGGTCTTGTCAGTCAGGGTGGTTGGCAATGAGTTTGTGATACCCATTAATCTCAGTGACTAGCAGAGCTGACCCAGCTGACCTGATGGGTAAATAAGTGCACATTCCTCCTTTACTCGGCGCGATTTCAATCCATCTGTGTCTGGGTGCTCTATGCAGTAGGAGGTAAGTAGGGAATATTGAGTAAGTAGGTTACTCTAAGCCCAGGTGTTACTGATGTAATGGATATACTGCTCTGTAAGCACCCTTCAGCCTTTGTTTGCCCTCCTGTACATTTCCAAT
Proteins encoded in this window:
- the SLC40A1 gene encoding ferroportin; protein product: MTRTREQSRQGGCCGSLANYLTSAKFLLYLGHSLSTWGDRMWHFAVSVFLVELYGNSLLLTAVYGLVVAGSVLVLGAIIGDWVDKNARLKVAQTSLVIQNVSVILCGIILMMVFLHKNELLTMYHGWVLTSCYILIITIANIANLASTATAITIQRDWIVVVAGGDRGRLADMNATIRRIDQLTNILAPMAVGQIMTFGSTVIGCGFISAWNLVSMCVEYFLLWKVYQKTPALAVKAPPKEETELKRLNLYKESEPKPLEGTHLMGEKDPDIHELEHEQEPSCASQMAEPFRTFRDGWVSYYNQSVFLAGMGLAFLYMTVLGFDCITTGYAYTQGLSGSILSILMGASAITGIMGTVAFTWLRRRCGLVRTGLISGLAQLSCLILCVISVFMPGSPLDLSVSPFEDIRTRFIQTEPLSVTPTKIPEIISTTDTHMSNGSVPASVVPEMSSKSVPIISVSLLFAGVIAARIGLWSFDLTVTQLLQENVVESERGIINGVQNSMNYLLDLLHFIMVILAPNPEAFGLLVLISVSFVAMGHVMYFRFAQKTLGSQLFACGHDDKEVTDADQANTSDV